A genomic window from Jiangella alba includes:
- a CDS encoding YciI family protein, which produces MAKYLLLKHYRGAPAAVNDVPMEQWTPEEISAHVQYMRDFAARLVASGEFVEERALAPEGTFVRYDGESRSPVTDGPFAETKDLIAGWMIIDVDDYDRALELAAELSAAPGKGGRPIHEWLELRPFLSPLLPGTE; this is translated from the coding sequence ATGGCCAAGTACCTGCTGCTCAAGCACTACCGCGGCGCTCCGGCGGCCGTCAACGACGTGCCGATGGAGCAGTGGACGCCGGAGGAGATCTCGGCGCACGTGCAGTACATGCGCGACTTCGCCGCGCGCCTGGTGGCCTCCGGCGAGTTCGTCGAGGAGCGGGCGCTGGCCCCCGAGGGCACCTTCGTCCGCTACGACGGCGAGAGCCGGTCGCCGGTCACCGACGGCCCGTTCGCCGAGACGAAGGATCTCATCGCCGGCTGGATGATCATCGACGTCGACGACTACGACCGCGCGCTCGAGCTGGCCGCGGAGCTGTCGGCGGCGCCCGGGAAGGGCGGCCGGCCGATCCACGAGTGGCTGGAGCTGCGCCCGTTCCTGAGCCCGCTCCTTCCGGGCACCGAGTGA
- a CDS encoding endonuclease/exonuclease/phosphatase family protein: MPEIRILHWNIHSWRDDAGAPNVDAVASLLAATAPDVVSLVEVDEPWGGAPVLADLAGRFGYAWVFPPTVHHGDADVPHGGYGNALLVKAPIRAVQQWQLRWPPRLYDGSESSEARTVLLVRLDVGGAALWVGSTHLPRRSAAARSAALERLLTLTGGLDAPWLVCGDFNTAASTWLPADGSVLLAPPSPVPSYPASAPAEPIDYIVAAPSLTVEAEILDRAGSDHLPLIATVTC, translated from the coding sequence ATGCCGGAGATCCGGATCCTGCACTGGAACATCCACTCCTGGCGCGACGACGCCGGCGCCCCGAACGTCGACGCGGTGGCCTCGCTGCTCGCGGCGACCGCGCCCGACGTCGTCTCGCTGGTCGAGGTCGACGAGCCCTGGGGCGGCGCGCCGGTGCTGGCCGATCTGGCCGGCCGGTTCGGCTACGCCTGGGTCTTCCCGCCCACCGTCCACCACGGCGACGCCGACGTGCCGCACGGGGGCTACGGCAACGCGCTGCTGGTGAAGGCGCCGATCCGGGCCGTGCAGCAGTGGCAGCTGCGCTGGCCGCCCCGCCTCTACGACGGGTCGGAGTCGTCGGAGGCGCGGACGGTGCTGCTCGTGCGGCTGGACGTGGGCGGCGCGGCGCTGTGGGTGGGCAGCACCCACCTGCCGCGCCGGTCGGCGGCGGCGCGGTCGGCCGCCCTGGAGCGCCTGCTGACGCTGACCGGCGGCCTGGACGCGCCGTGGCTGGTGTGCGGCGACTTCAACACGGCGGCGTCCACGTGGCTGCCGGCGGACGGTTCGGTCCTGCTCGCCCCGCCGTCGCCCGTCCCCTCCTACCCGGCGTCGGCCCCCGCGGAACCGATCGACTACATCGTCGCCGCGCCGTCGCTCACCGTCGAGGCCGAGATCCTCGACCGCGCCGGCTCCGACCACCTGCCCCTCATCGCCACGGTCACCTGCTGA
- a CDS encoding ATP-binding cassette domain-containing protein: MTTTRTPVLAARGLVKTFGRVVGLDGVDVDVYAGEVLAVIGDNGAGKSTLIKCLTGALVPDAGTITCDGREVAFRRPQDAREAGIETVYQTLAVAPALDVASNLYLGREERRPGPLGTVFRMLDKQGMRRRAADAVRDLGISTIQNITQPVESLSGGQRQAVAVARAAAFGSRIVVLDEPTAALGVKESNQVLALIERLRENGLGIVLISHNMPHVWQVADRIHVQRLGRSAGVITPSSHTMAEGVAIMTGAAAA; the protein is encoded by the coding sequence ATGACGACGACGCGGACCCCGGTGCTCGCCGCGCGCGGGCTGGTGAAGACGTTCGGCCGCGTCGTCGGCCTCGACGGCGTCGACGTCGACGTGTACGCGGGCGAGGTGCTGGCCGTCATCGGCGACAACGGCGCCGGCAAGTCGACGCTGATCAAGTGCCTCACCGGCGCGCTCGTCCCGGACGCCGGAACCATCACCTGCGACGGCCGCGAGGTGGCGTTCCGCCGTCCGCAGGACGCCCGCGAGGCCGGCATCGAGACCGTCTACCAGACCCTCGCCGTCGCGCCGGCGCTCGACGTCGCCAGCAATCTCTACCTCGGCCGCGAGGAACGCCGGCCCGGCCCGCTCGGCACGGTGTTCCGGATGCTCGACAAACAGGGCATGCGCCGGCGCGCCGCCGACGCCGTCCGCGACCTCGGCATCAGCACCATCCAGAACATCACCCAGCCGGTCGAGTCGCTGTCCGGCGGCCAGCGCCAGGCCGTCGCCGTGGCCCGGGCCGCCGCGTTCGGCAGCCGCATCGTCGTGCTGGACGAGCCCACCGCCGCGCTCGGCGTCAAGGAGTCCAACCAGGTGCTCGCGCTGATCGAGCGGCTCCGCGAGAACGGCCTCGGCATCGTCCTGATCAGCCACAACATGCCGCACGTGTGGCAGGTGGCGGACCGCATCCACGTCCAGCGGCTGGGCCGCTCGGCCGGCGTCATCACCCCGTCGTCGCACACCATGGCCGAGGGGGTGGCGATCATGACCGGCGCCGCGGCCGCCTGA
- a CDS encoding RNA polymerase sigma factor yields MNEALLRELVPAVIGVLVRRGADFASAEDAVQEALIRALETWPDDLPRDPKAWLVAAAWRRFLDATRSETARRRREDLVEEQPSPGPVSGVDDTLQLYFRCAHPSLTPSSAVALTLRAVGGLTTRQIAQAYLVPEATMAQRISRAKRTVAGVRLDQPGDVATVLRVLYLVFNEGYSGDVDLAAEAIRLTRQLAAAIDHPEVAGLLALMLLHHARRPARTAPDGSLVPLAEQDRSRWDTTTIAEGVEILQAALARDRLGEFQAQAAIAALHADALTAEETDWVQIVEWYDELARLTDSPVVRLNRAVAVGEADGPRAGLAALAELDDTLPRHAAVAAYLHERDGDLATAARLYGEAAGQAHDLAERDHLTRQAARLNARLRG; encoded by the coding sequence GTGAACGAGGCCCTGCTGCGGGAGCTGGTGCCCGCGGTCATCGGCGTGCTCGTCCGGCGCGGCGCGGACTTCGCGTCGGCCGAGGACGCCGTGCAGGAGGCGCTGATCCGGGCGCTGGAGACGTGGCCGGACGACCTGCCGCGGGACCCGAAGGCGTGGCTCGTCGCGGCCGCGTGGCGCCGGTTCCTCGACGCGACGCGGTCCGAGACCGCCCGCCGTCGGCGCGAGGACCTCGTCGAGGAGCAGCCGTCGCCGGGGCCGGTCTCCGGGGTCGACGACACCCTGCAGCTGTACTTCCGCTGCGCCCACCCGTCGCTGACGCCGTCGTCGGCCGTCGCGCTGACGCTGCGTGCCGTCGGTGGGCTGACGACCCGGCAGATCGCCCAGGCCTACCTGGTGCCCGAGGCGACGATGGCGCAGCGCATCAGCCGGGCCAAGCGCACCGTCGCGGGCGTGCGGCTGGACCAGCCCGGCGACGTCGCGACCGTCCTGCGCGTCCTCTACCTGGTGTTCAACGAGGGCTACTCCGGCGACGTCGACCTCGCCGCCGAGGCCATCAGGCTCACCCGGCAGCTCGCGGCCGCGATCGATCACCCGGAGGTGGCCGGGCTGCTCGCGCTCATGCTGCTGCACCACGCCCGCCGGCCGGCCCGCACGGCCCCCGACGGCTCGCTGGTGCCGCTGGCGGAGCAGGACCGGTCCCGGTGGGACACCACGACCATCGCCGAGGGCGTCGAGATCCTGCAGGCGGCGCTGGCCCGCGACCGGCTGGGGGAGTTCCAGGCGCAGGCCGCCATCGCCGCGCTGCACGCCGACGCGCTCACCGCCGAGGAGACCGACTGGGTGCAGATCGTCGAGTGGTACGACGAACTCGCCCGGCTGACCGACAGCCCGGTGGTCCGGCTCAACCGCGCGGTGGCCGTGGGCGAGGCGGACGGGCCGCGGGCCGGCCTGGCGGCGCTCGCCGAACTGGATGACACGCTGCCCCGGCACGCCGCGGTGGCGGCGTACCTGCACGAGCGCGACGGCGACCTCGCGACGGCGGCGCGGCTGTACGGCGAGGCGGCCGGCCAGGCGCACGACCTCGCCGAGCGCGACCACCTGACCCGTCAGGCCGCGCGGCTCAACGCCCGGCTGCGGGGCTGA
- a CDS encoding TetR/AcrR family transcriptional regulator produces the protein MTGVREQRKRQTREQLAATALRLFDERGFEAVSVAEVARAAGVTEKTVFNHFATKEDLVYSGDQRFEAALVEAIDARAAGTPVAGAVGAFLLDRYARFGDDPARRERQAVLARLVTASPALQARERQLLARYAATLRGHIARELGAGGDEDDLRPQLIAEALVAAHGVVIAAFRRATLSGAPPEVYGPRVLAAAREAFGLLAGLP, from the coding sequence GTGACCGGTGTGCGCGAGCAGCGCAAGCGGCAGACCCGCGAGCAGCTGGCGGCGACGGCGCTGCGGCTGTTCGACGAGCGCGGCTTCGAGGCGGTCTCCGTCGCCGAGGTCGCGCGGGCGGCCGGGGTCACGGAGAAGACGGTGTTCAACCATTTCGCCACCAAGGAGGATCTCGTCTACAGCGGCGACCAGCGGTTCGAGGCCGCGCTCGTCGAGGCGATCGACGCGCGGGCGGCGGGGACGCCGGTGGCGGGCGCCGTCGGCGCGTTCCTGCTGGACCGGTACGCGCGGTTCGGCGACGACCCGGCGCGGCGCGAGCGGCAGGCCGTCCTCGCCCGGCTGGTCACGGCGAGCCCGGCGCTGCAGGCCCGCGAGCGGCAGCTGCTGGCCCGCTACGCCGCGACGCTGCGCGGGCACATCGCCCGCGAACTGGGCGCCGGCGGCGACGAGGACGACCTGCGGCCGCAGCTGATCGCCGAGGCGCTGGTGGCCGCGCACGGCGTCGTCATCGCGGCGTTCCGGCGGGCGACGCTGTCCGGAGCGCCGCCGGAGGTGTACGGCCCGCGGGTGCTCGCGGCCGCCCGCGAGGCGTTCGGGCTGCTGGCCGGGTTGCCCTGA